The Methanobrevibacter sp. genome includes the window AGCTTTAAGAGCTTTTTCCGCCAAGATATAATCAGTAGATTTTACGGTAATTCTATACCTCGGTGCACCGACGCATTGAACCTTAATTTCTTCCTCGTCATCACCATTATCTTCAGCAGCTTTCAAAGCATCGATAATAACTTCCACACCATTAGGTACAAAAGTTTCAATATCTACATAACCACTGATGTGAACTTCAGGGGGAGTGATATTTTTCTTAGCCACTTCGGTAATAGCTTCAGCCCAATCCTGTGGAATTCCTTCTTCAGTAAGTGATTCAGCACCTTCATCAGCAGCTGTTTCAAAAGCACCGTAAACATCCCCAAAGATGTCCATGAGTTCATAACCTACTTCATCATAAGCAACGTCCAAATCTTTATCTAATGATTTAGCAGCTAATTCTAAGAATTTTTCAGCTTTTTGCTCAATTTTCCAATGTTGGATTTTTTTAGTTCTTTGATCTTCACGGATTCTTTTCAAGGAAGCATCAACATGCCCCTTTTTAGGATTTACTCTGAGAACACGACAAACGATTTTCTGGTTTTCCCTTACATGATCTCTGATATTTTTAACCCAACCAGAAGATACTTCAGAAATATGAATAAAAGCTTCTTTGCCCTGATATTCTTCTAATTTAGCAAAAGCCCCATAATTAAGAACTTTATAAACTGTACCTACAATAAGTTCTCCTTCATCAGGCCATTCTTGACTTTTTCTCACCATACTCTCACCAACATTAATAAAAAATTATAAAAAATAGTAAAAAATAAGTTTAAAACTAGAAATCTAGTTTAAAACTTTTTCAATGTGTGCAGTGATTTTAGCTTTAGCACCGCGAGATTTGACAAGGGTTTTACCACAAATAATACATTTTACATCAGATGCTGCACGATCGAATATTATTTGTTCATTGTCACAATCTAAACATTTAACTTTTAAAAAGTTTCCTCTACCTTTACTAACCATGTTAATCACCTATTTAGCTACAAATTCAGGTTTTCCTGTTCTGAAAGATTGTTTGATGTGAGATTTGCCACATTCTTTACATTTAAGTCTTAAGTCTAATTTTTTAACTGGCTTGTTTCCAGCAGGTAAAGGTCTTGGATAACCTCTGTAACCAGCAGTTACACGTCTGAATTGTCTTTGTCCCCAAGTTAACTCACTAGCTTTCCTTTTTTTAGCAGTGTGAACCTCATGTACTGTATGTTTTTTACAATGAGGACAGTATGTTCTTTTTTCTTTTGGTATTTTCATTTTTCCACCGTTCTTTACACTAAAAAGTGTTTAATTAATAAATCATTGTAAATCTATTCATAAATTTATCTAAACGGAAGTTTTATTAAAAAACGTTAGAGATTAAAACTGCTTTGTAACGCATCAAGTCTACAAACAGCAAAAATCCAAATTATATAAAATATAATTTTTTAGTATCACAAATAGATATGCTCTTTATTTATGTTTAATAAGTTATATAAAGTTAATGGAAAAATAGCTAAATTTTCACTTGACGGCCTTTTCGATTTTTGAAAAATATTTTTGCATTTACCATCGGCAATGTTACCAAATCCTGAGGTCTGAACGGACCGTAAACCTTCTCATCAACGCCCACAATAGGACCGATGTCATCAAAAACCAACATGGTAACCAATTCAGTATCCTTGGCTATCCTTTTAGATTCCAAATCATAAAACTCATTGTTTTCCTTGAATGCATTAGGATTTTCCTCCAAATTA containing:
- a CDS encoding translation initiation factor IF-2 subunit alpha codes for the protein MVRKSQEWPDEGELIVGTVYKVLNYGAFAKLEEYQGKEAFIHISEVSSGWVKNIRDHVRENQKIVCRVLRVNPKKGHVDASLKRIREDQRTKKIQHWKIEQKAEKFLELAAKSLDKDLDVAYDEVGYELMDIFGDVYGAFETAADEGAESLTEEGIPQDWAEAITEVAKKNITPPEVHISGYVDIETFVPNGVEVIIDALKAAEDNGDDEEEIKVQCVGAPRYRITVKSTDYILAEKALKAAADRCIAVVEESDGNGSFLRELDN
- a CDS encoding 30S ribosomal protein S27e yields the protein MVSKGRGNFLKVKCLDCDNEQIIFDRAASDVKCIICGKTLVKSRGAKAKITAHIEKVLN
- a CDS encoding 50S ribosomal protein L44e, giving the protein MKIPKEKRTYCPHCKKHTVHEVHTAKKRKASELTWGQRQFRRVTAGYRGYPRPLPAGNKPVKKLDLRLKCKECGKSHIKQSFRTGKPEFVAK